From the Oryza glaberrima chromosome 5, OglaRS2, whole genome shotgun sequence genome, one window contains:
- the LOC127773782 gene encoding trihelix transcription factor GT-3b-like, with protein sequence MDPFHHLNSSFSNPYHPLLASPPHHFAPDPLPPPPPPPPPPLLPADPPSLERERLPQWSHAETAAFLAIRADLDHSFLSTKRNKALWEAASARLHALGFARTPDQCKSKWKNLVTRFKGTEGAAAVAAAGTDQMQGGQGGGAAARGSSSSFPFHDELRRIFDARVERARALERKKVKGKDPDDDHDGGGDGDEDDEEEADQQVDEEDDGASGDTTRAGSKKRRRKAAAAAAAARRTGSTGGVEGEVEAMLREFMRRQIEMEERWMEAAEAREAERRAREEEWRTAMVALGEERLALVRRWREREDAWRARAEEREERRHQLVAALLAKLGAGDASA encoded by the coding sequence ATGGATCCCTTCCACCACCTCAACTCCTCCTTCTCCAACCCCTACCACCCACTCCTCGCCTCCCCGCCCCACCACTTCGCCCCCGACCCActccccccacctcctcctccgccgccgccgccgctgctccccgccGACCCGCCGTCGCTCGAGCGGGAGCGCCTCCCGCAGTGGTCCCACGCCGAgaccgccgccttcctcgccatCCGCGCCGACCTCGACCACTCCTTCCTCTCCACCAAGCGCAACAAGGCGCTCTGGGAGGCCGCCTCGGCGCGCCTCCACGCCCTCGGCTTCGCCAGGACCCCCGATCAGTGCAAGTCCAAGTGGAAGAATCTCGTCACCCGGTTCAAGGGCaccgagggcgccgccgccgtcgccgccgcggggacGGATCAGATGCAGGGGGGGCAgggcggtggtgcggcggcgagggggtcgtcgtcgtcgttcccgtTCCATGATGAGTTGAGGAGGATTTTCGACGCCAGGGTTGAGAGGGCGCGCGCATTGGAGAGGAAGAAGGTTAAGGGGAAGGATCCTGATGATGACCacgacggtggtggtgatggggatgaggatgatgaggaggaggcggatcagcaggtcgacgaggaggacgacggggCGTCCGGGGACACGACGAGGGCCGGGTCGAagaagcggaggaggaaggcggcggcggcggcggcggcggcgaggaggacgggtTCGACGGGCGGGGTGGAGGGCGAGGTGGAGGCAATGCTGCGGGAGTTCATGCGGCGGCAGATTGAGATGGAGGAGCGgtggatggaggcggcggaggcgcgcgaGGCCGAGCGCCGCGCCCGCGAGGAGGAGTGGCGGACCGCCATGGTCGCGCTCGGCGAGGAGCGCCTCGCGCTCGTCCGACGCTGGCGCGAGCGCGAGGAcgcgtggcgcgcgcgcgccgaggaGCGCGAGGAGCGCCGCCACCAGCTCgtcgccgcactcctcgccaagctcggcgccggcgacgcgtccgcctga
- the LOC127773785 gene encoding uncharacterized protein LOC127773785 — translation MEAAAALTTTTGAQYSCCFGLAHGGAAQRRRRTAAGFGAARWSGRRLRALPPQVSEFLSPEQLVPGSPADTGDVSSLIPISALMLFFYFVSNWVVPELIMKDLQEPKKAEESEEVASSPAATMSVAGDGQPEAKIRLKVKKTKKNKKAAMKV, via the exons atggaggcggcggctgcgctgacgacgacgaccggcgcCCAGTACAGCTGCTGCTTCGGTCTCGCGCATGGCGGCGCCGCacaacggaggaggaggacggcggcgggtttcggggcggcgaggtggtcggggcggcggctgcgggcgctgccgccgcaggTGAGCGAGTTCCTCAGCCCCGAGCAGCTGGTCCCCGGCTCGCCGGCCGACACCGGCGACGTCTCCTCCCTCATCCCAATCAG TGCTCTGATGCTGTTCTTCTACTTCGTGTCCAACTGGGTGGTGCCTGAGTTAATCATGAAGGATTTGCAGGAGCCCAAAAAGGCTGAAGAATCAGAAGAAGTTGCCTCTTCACCGGCAGCAACCAtgtcggtcgccggcgacggccaacCTGAAGCTAAAATCAGACTCAAGGTGAAGAAGacaaagaagaacaagaaggcTGCCATGAAGGTGTAG
- the LOC127773775 gene encoding zinc finger CCCH domain-containing protein 33, which produces MCSGPRKPSTPPLPQQQKEATVMAASLLLELAAADDVAAVRRVVEEEKVSLGVAGLWYGPSASGVARLGMERRTAAMVAALYGSTGVLGYVVAAAPAEAARASETDGATPLHMAAAGGAANAVAATRLLLAAGASVDALSGSGLRAGDLLPRATAAEKAIRLLLKSPAVSPSSSPKKSASPPSPPPPQEAKKEYPPDLTLPDLKSGLFSTDEFRMYSFKVKPCSRAYSHDWTECPFVHPGENARRRDPRRYSYSCVPCPEFRKGGSCRKGDACEYAHGVFECWLHPAQYRTRLCKDEVGCARRICFFAHKPDELRAVNPSAVSVGMQPTVSSPRSSAPNGLDMAAAAAAAMMSPAWPSSPASRLKTALGARELDFDLEMLALDQYQQKLFDKVSGAPSPRASWGAAANGLATASPARAVPDYTDLLGSVDPAMLSQLHALSLKQAGDMPAYSSMADTTQMHMPTSPMVGGANTAFGLDHSMAKAIMSSRASAFAKRSQSFIDRGGRAPAARSLMSPATTGAPSMLSDWGSPDGKLDWGVQGDELHKLRKSASFAFRGQSAMPVATHAAAAEPDVSWVNSLVKDGHATGDIFAQWPEQEQMVA; this is translated from the coding sequence ATGTGCTCTGGGCCGCGCAagccgtccacgccgccgctgccgcagcagcagaaggaggcgacggtgatggcggcgTCCTTGCTTCttgagctggcggcggcggacgacgtggcggcggtgaggagggtcgtggaggaggagaaggtgtcTCTTGGCGTGGCTGGGTTGTGGTATGGGCCTTCGGCGAGCGGCGTGGCGAGGCTCGGGATggagcggaggacggcggcgatggtggcggcgctgtaCGGGAGCACGGGGGTGCTTGGGTatgtcgtggcggcggcgccggcggaggccgcGCGCGCGTCGGAGACGGATGGGGCCACGCCGCTGCACATGGCGGCTGCCGGTGGCGCGGCGAACGCGGTCGCGGCCACGCGCCTGTTGCTCGCCGCGGGGGCGTCGGTCGACGCGCTCTCGGGTTCGGGGCTCCGAGCCGGTGACCTCCTcccgcgcgccaccgcggcggAGAAGGCCATCCGGCTGCTGCTCAAGTCGCCGGccgtgtcgccgtcgtcgtcgccgaagaagtcggcctcgccgccgtcgccgccgccgccgcaggaggcGAAGAAGGAGTACCCGCCTGACCTGACGCTGCCCGACCTCAAGAGCGGGCTGTTCAGCACCGACGAGTTCCGCATGTACAGCTTCAAGGTGAAGCCGTGCTCCCGCGCCTACTCCCATGACTGGACCGAGTGCCCCTTCGTCCACCCCGGCGAGaacgcgcgccgccgcgacccTCGCCGCTACTCCTACAGCTGCGTGCCTTGCCCGGAGTTCCGCAAGGGCGGCTCGTGCCGCAAGGGCGACGCGTGCGAGTACGCCCATGGCGTGTTCGAGTGCTGGCTCCACCCGGCGCAGTACAGGACGCGCCTCTGCAAGGACGAGGTCGGCTGCGCGCGCCGCATCTGCTTCTTCGCCCACAAGCCCGACGAGCTCCGCGCCGTCAACCCCTCCGCCGTGTCCGTCGGCATGCAGCCCACCGTAtcgtcgccgcgctcctcgGCGCCCAACGGGctcgacatggcggcggcggcggcggcggcgatgatgagCCCCGCCTGGCCGTCGTCCCCAGCGAGCCGCCTCAAGACGGCGCTCGGCGCGCGGGAGCTCGACTTCGACCTCGAGATGCTCGCGCTGGACCAGTACCAGCAGAAGCTGTTCGACAAGGTGTccggcgcgccgtcgccgagggcGAGCTGGGGCGCCGCGGCGAACGGCCTCgccaccgcgtcgccggcgagggccGTGCCGGACTACACCGACCTGCTCGGCTCCGTCGACCCGGCCATGCTGTCCCAGCTCCACGCGCTGTCCCTCAAGCAGGCCGGCGACATGCCCGCGTACAGCTCCATGGCGGACACCACGCAGATGCACATGCCGACCTCGCCGATGGTGGGCGGCGCGAACACCGCGTTCGGGCTGGACCACTCCATGGCGAAGGCGATCATGAGCTCCCGCGCCTCGGCGTTCGCCAAGCGCAGCCAGAGCTTCATCGACCGCGGAGGCCGCGCCCCGGCGGCGCGTTCGCTcatgtcgccggcgacgaccggcgCGCCGTCCATGCTCTCGGACTGGGGCTCGCCGGACGGCAAGCTGGACTGGGGCGTCCAGGGCGACGAGCTGCACAAGCTCCGCAAGTCGGCGTCGTTCGCGTTCCGCGGCCAATCCGCCATGCCGGTGGCGacgcacgccgcggcggcggagccggacGTGTCATGGGTGAACTCTCTTGTCAAGGACGGCCACGCCACCGGCGACATATTCGCGCAGTGGCCGGAGCAGGAGCAGATGGTGGCATGA